The following coding sequences lie in one Arachis hypogaea cultivar Tifrunner chromosome 4, arahy.Tifrunner.gnm2.J5K5, whole genome shotgun sequence genomic window:
- the LOC112795041 gene encoding protein FAR1-RELATED SEQUENCE 6-like, whose protein sequence is MTRSLPDLSLPVFDPEIERTISRIRQARHRLVLSENESEMSFKEETGSLSTDSVDLNAEDMAAPRRITLQEAGASNFTLPPFRALIFLPRQVAGSHWNYITREVRNVSKQDDAKDFRKYLLRMKEKKQNFFFELNLEGDHSIKHALWADARSTASWEYFGGVVSFDTTYNINRYSVDPNSVFTFTKSTHFGSSHCESVHLCRYNLVFSSFVGVNHRGQSTLLRCALMKNEDIHHSNGYLSVGSVHGSQRTKRHSHRPMHIDANGHRDVHANNNSSLVHLAYHVEDPKQTKRLQATRRNEIRDEPRRLEIIHKRCIRQKLERFSHKVQPQKQQVDLGVVQESAYMDSSLPGSPLLGRDEKHTKEQEHAPSKEHTEREFDSTDFHTVIPCATKSAIEAQFQHVYTHEKFRKVQGQFKGKVNCITRSMHSTLGFTIYEVIEQVSNSIFNKFLVTYDAVSREVTCQCLLFKSTGILCRHSLSVLSFELVDNMAPKYTLEHWSKNIKRRHTHIKSSKDEPLLKPRSERFDNLVFRWHNIYEFAFESEELTGILHWAFDNVMAEIQNIKREAKKKFVIPRRSDVK, encoded by the exons atgacgcgttcgctACCTGATCTGAGCCTACCcgtatttgatcctgaaattgaaagaactatctcacgtATAAGGCAGGCTCGGCATCGGTTAGTTCTTTCTGAGAACGAATCTGAAATgtcatttaaggaagaaacaggctccctttctactgattctgttgatttGAACGCTGAGGACATGGCAGCTCCCAGGAGGATTACTCTTCAGGAGGCAGGAGCTTCAAATTTTACATTACCACCTTTCCGAGCGT TGATTTTTTTGCCACGTCAAGTAGCCGGCAGTCACTGGAATTACATCACAAGGGAAGTAAGGAATGTTTCCAAACAAGACGATGCCAAAGATTTCAGGAAGTACCtactaagaatgaaagagaagaaacaaaatttctttttcgagctcaACCTTGAAGGTGATCACTCCATCAAACATGCATTATGGGCCGACGCAAGAAGCACGGCTTCATGGGAGTATTTCGGAGGTGtggtttcattcgacaccacctacaacaTAAACAGATATTCGGTTGATCCGAATTCAGTCTTTACGTTCACCAAATCCACACATTTCGGTTCATCACATTGTGAAAGTGTGCATTTATGTAGGTATAATCTGGTTTTTAGTTCTTTTGTGGGCGTGAATCACCGCGGTCAGTCGACACTTCTCAGATGCGCGCTAATGAAAAACGAGGACATCCATCATTCAAATGGATATTTGAGTGTTGGCTCTGTTCATGGGAGCCAAcgcaccaaaaggcattctcaccGACCAATGCACATCGATGCAAATGGCCATCGAGATGTGCATGCCAACAATAATTCATCGCTGGTGCATCTGGCATATCATGTAGAAGATCCCAAACAAACTAAACGGCTACAAGCgacaagaagaaatgaaataagAGATGAGCCACGTCGTTTGGAAATCATTCACAAAAGATGCATTCGACAGAAACTGGAACGATTTTCTCATAAAGTACAGCCTCAGAAGCAACAAGTGGATCTCGG agTTGTACAAGAATCGGCATATATGGATTCCAGTTtacctggatcaccacttctaggtcgggatgagaagcacacaaaagaGCAAGAGCATGCAC CAAGCAAAGAGCACACAGAGAGAGAATTCGACAGTACAGATTTTCACACCGTGAtaccgtgtgcaacaaaatcAGCAATAGAGGCGCAGTTTCAACACGTGTATACCCACGAGAAGTTTAGGAAAGTTCAAGGACAATTCAAAGGAAAGGTGAACTGCATCACAAGATCAATGCATTCCACCCTAGGTTTCACAATATACGAAGTCATAGAGCAGGTTTCCAACTCCATATTCAACAAGTTTTTAGTCACATACGACGCAGTATCACGAGAGGTAACGTGCCAGTGCCTGTTGTTCAAGTCAACGGGCATACTGTGCCGTCATTCCCTGAGCGTCCTAAGCTTCGAGCTAGTGGATAACATGGCACCAAAATACACACTGGAGCACtggagcaagaacataaagaggaggcacacacacatcaagagcagcaaAGACGAGCCTCTATTGAAGCCCAGAAGTGAGAGATTCGACAATTTGGTGTTTCGGTGGCACAATATCTACGAATTTGCATTCGAGTCTGAGGAGCTGACTGGAATTCTACACTGGGCATTTGACAATGTCATGGCCGAGATACAGAATATCAAGAGAGAAGCAAAGAAAAAGTTCGTTATCCCACGAAGAAGCGACGTTAAGTGA